In methanogenic archaeon ISO4-H5, the following are encoded in one genomic region:
- a CDS encoding ribosomal protein S12P Rps12p: MGNGLFTARKMKADRQKFRWQDRGYKKRVLELREKSDPLEGSAQGRGIVLEKVGVEAKQPNSAIRKCVKVQLIKNGRQITAFAVGDGAINFIDEHDEVLIEGIGGRMGRSYGDIPGVRYKVIKVNNVSLDEMVRGRVQKPTR; this comes from the coding sequence ATGGGAAACGGTCTATTTACCGCCAGGAAAATGAAGGCGGACAGGCAGAAATTCCGCTGGCAGGACAGGGGATACAAGAAGAGAGTGCTCGAGCTGAGGGAGAAATCCGACCCTCTCGAGGGATCCGCACAGGGACGCGGAATCGTCCTTGAGAAAGTCGGAGTCGAGGCAAAACAGCCCAACTCCGCTATCCGTAAGTGCGTCAAGGTCCAGCTCATCAAGAACGGACGTCAGATTACCGCATTCGCAGTCGGAGACGGAGCTATCAACTTCATCGACGAGCACGACGAGGTCCTCATCGAGGGTATCGGCGGAAGGATGGGAAGGTCTTACGGAGATATTCCCGGAGTCCGTTACAAAGTCATCAAGGTCAACAACGTTTCTCTTGACGAAATGGTCAGGGGAAGGGTCCAGAAGCCTACCAGGTGA
- a CDS encoding alpha-acetolactate decarboxylase BudA: MDNKTTALLAVTFLCVAGACGFAIKSASADSEAESDTLYQVSLLQDLMFGDYTGSITVGELKQHGSVGIGTFDGLNGELIMLNGVVYRAAVGENDTCSVTVVEDSETVPFANTANMKTDFTATGLTADSMDAMKTFLTNNTNAHGANSMYFAVIHAKFSSLTVRSEYAQSEPYKPLAKVLENDQREWTRSDVTGTIVALYCPVYLDKVNTPGWHLHFISDDRSFGGHVLDLSVSDAKADFNKLTNFVMVTPDTERFQGFDFSKDQSDDIAQVEG, from the coding sequence ATGGATAACAAAACAACTGCACTCCTTGCGGTAACGTTCCTGTGCGTTGCAGGTGCGTGCGGTTTCGCTATCAAATCCGCTTCCGCGGATTCCGAGGCCGAATCCGACACCCTGTACCAGGTATCCTTACTGCAGGATCTGATGTTCGGTGATTACACCGGTTCCATCACCGTAGGTGAACTGAAACAGCATGGTTCCGTGGGAATCGGGACCTTTGACGGCCTGAACGGTGAGCTGATCATGCTTAACGGTGTCGTGTACCGTGCCGCTGTAGGCGAAAACGATACATGTTCCGTCACCGTGGTTGAGGATTCCGAGACCGTACCTTTTGCCAACACCGCTAACATGAAGACTGATTTCACCGCAACCGGTCTTACCGCGGACAGCATGGATGCTATGAAGACCTTCTTGACCAACAACACCAATGCGCACGGGGCTAACTCCATGTACTTCGCAGTCATTCACGCGAAGTTCAGCAGTCTGACCGTCCGCAGCGAGTATGCCCAGTCCGAGCCATACAAGCCCCTTGCCAAGGTCCTCGAAAACGACCAGAGGGAATGGACCCGCTCCGATGTGACCGGAACCATCGTCGCTCTGTACTGTCCCGTATACCTGGACAAGGTCAACACGCCCGGATGGCATCTTCATTTCATCTCGGATGACAGGTCCTTCGGAGGACATGTCCTGGATCTCTCTGTTTCCGATGCAAAAGCTGATTTCAACAAACTGACCAATTTCGTCATGGTCACCCCTGATACTGAACGTTTCCAGGGATTTGATTTCAGCAAGGATCAGAGTGATGACATAGCACAGGTGGAAGGCTGA
- a CDS encoding addiction module antitoxin RelB/DinJ, with product MTKTELIHVRIDPSVKEQSECILNRLGVNMSYAVSMFLNQLILRNGFPFAVEIPGEKDRLEELAAIIESTGGNGTVSVPNQRILHLYATGQIDYETAVFAIKRSLNIQEK from the coding sequence ATGACCAAAACAGAACTGATCCATGTACGTATCGACCCATCGGTCAAAGAACAATCGGAGTGCATTCTAAACAGATTGGGAGTGAACATGTCATATGCGGTATCTATGTTCCTTAATCAGCTTATCCTCCGCAACGGATTCCCGTTTGCCGTCGAGATACCCGGCGAGAAGGACAGATTGGAAGAACTGGCTGCGATAATAGAATCCACCGGCGGCAACGGAACGGTTTCCGTTCCGAATCAAAGGATACTACATCTGTATGCGACAGGACAGATCGATTACGAGACAGCGGTATTCGCTATCAAGAGGAGTTTGAATATACAGGAAAAATAA
- a CDS encoding 2,4-diaminobutyrate 4-transaminase: MNQNTNQYFIDRQSVFESSARSYPRKFPIALAKAKGCWVEDVEGKRYLDFLNGAGTLALGHNNDEVNQAMIDLIQSGAPLHALDIMTPTKEMFLENLFAILPPEFAERAKVQFCSPSGTDATDAAIKLCKTATGRGTVIAFSGGYHGMGHGPMALTGNCTAKNKVQNIMPGVQFMPYPYSYRCPMGIGGEAGTRACIAYLERLLKDPESGVTKPAAIILEPIQGEGGVVPAPVEFLQAVRRITRELGIPMICDEIQCGMGRTGKVFAFEHAGIVPDVILISKAIGGTQPMAVVVYDKDLDVWGPGAHAGTFRGNQLAMVAGTVVLKKLQDPAFLADVARKGKILEEGLLKLKDEVSIIGDVRGKGLMLGIEFIDPNGPKDIMGHPVPGGEVALKVQRRCLENGLIMEKGGRNGSVMRCLCALNITDDEIKTALSIFEKSVKEVDADVCH, encoded by the coding sequence ATGAACCAGAACACTAACCAGTACTTCATTGACCGTCAGTCGGTTTTTGAGTCATCCGCCAGGAGCTACCCGCGTAAGTTCCCGATCGCGTTAGCCAAGGCCAAAGGATGCTGGGTGGAGGATGTTGAAGGAAAACGCTATCTCGATTTCCTCAACGGTGCGGGCACGCTCGCACTCGGCCACAACAACGATGAGGTCAACCAGGCCATGATCGATCTCATCCAGTCCGGAGCACCCCTCCACGCGTTGGACATCATGACTCCGACGAAAGAAATGTTCTTGGAGAATCTGTTCGCGATTCTCCCTCCGGAATTCGCAGAGAGGGCCAAGGTCCAGTTCTGTTCCCCCTCGGGAACCGACGCCACCGACGCCGCCATCAAGCTCTGCAAGACAGCCACCGGCAGGGGAACCGTCATCGCATTCTCCGGAGGATACCACGGAATGGGACACGGACCCATGGCGCTCACCGGTAACTGCACCGCCAAGAACAAGGTGCAGAACATCATGCCCGGCGTACAGTTCATGCCCTACCCCTACTCCTACCGCTGCCCCATGGGTATCGGCGGAGAGGCCGGAACCAGGGCCTGCATCGCCTACCTCGAGCGTTTACTCAAGGACCCCGAGAGCGGAGTGACCAAGCCCGCAGCCATCATCCTCGAGCCCATCCAGGGCGAGGGAGGAGTGGTCCCCGCACCCGTCGAGTTCCTGCAGGCAGTCCGCAGGATCACCAGGGAGCTCGGCATCCCTATGATCTGCGACGAAATCCAGTGCGGTATGGGACGTACCGGAAAGGTGTTCGCCTTCGAGCATGCCGGAATCGTTCCCGACGTCATCCTCATCTCCAAAGCCATCGGAGGAACCCAGCCCATGGCTGTCGTCGTGTACGACAAGGACCTGGACGTATGGGGTCCCGGAGCCCACGCGGGAACCTTCCGCGGCAACCAGCTCGCTATGGTGGCAGGAACCGTGGTCCTTAAGAAACTCCAAGACCCAGCATTCCTCGCCGATGTCGCCCGCAAGGGAAAGATCCTCGAGGAGGGTCTGCTCAAACTGAAGGACGAGGTCTCCATCATCGGGGATGTCCGCGGAAAGGGACTCATGCTCGGTATCGAGTTCATCGACCCCAACGGACCCAAGGACATCATGGGACACCCCGTACCCGGAGGAGAGGTCGCTCTCAAGGTCCAGCGCCGCTGCCTCGAGAACGGACTCATCATGGAGAAGGGAGGACGCAACGGCTCCGTCATGAGGTGTCTCTGCGCTCTCAACATCACCGACGACGAGATCAAGACCGCGCTTTCCATCTTCGAGAAGTCGGTCAAAGAGGTCGACGCCGATGTCTGCCACTGA
- a CDS encoding addiction module antitoxin RelB/DinJ, whose translation MNAGIISNEPKTGTFQMRINPEYKKQLEELFAKCGMTLSEATNVFFQMALTTGGLPFNVNSDPKIVLSDRSVAYLKREFRKGLESAKKDGWISEDAMHTKYR comes from the coding sequence ATGAATGCGGGAATCATTTCTAACGAGCCTAAGACAGGTACCTTCCAGATGAGGATCAACCCCGAATACAAGAAACAATTGGAGGAATTGTTCGCCAAATGCGGGATGACCCTCTCCGAGGCTACGAATGTGTTCTTCCAGATGGCACTTACTACAGGTGGCCTCCCGTTCAACGTCAATTCTGATCCGAAAATTGTTCTCAGCGACAGATCTGTGGCATACCTGAAACGTGAATTCAGAAAAGGTCTGGAATCGGCAAAAAAGGATGGCTGGATCTCCGAGGATGCCATGCACACCAAGTACAGGTGA
- a CDS encoding ribosomal protein S7P Rps7p encodes MAEEVAVQNQEAAPAERPKVDKPEVLIFGKYSTNDIVIEDAGLAKYIDLESMMVPHSGGKHANMWFGKSKLSIVERLINNIMRTEKYTGKKLKAYKAVSDAFDIIAAKTKKNPVQVLVEALQNAAPREEVTRLQFGGISVPKAVDISPQRRLDIALRNLSAGVVAASAKNKKAIQDCLADEIMLAAKGDMTSFSVAKKEETERVAQSAR; translated from the coding sequence ATGGCAGAAGAAGTAGCAGTTCAGAACCAGGAAGCAGCACCCGCAGAGAGGCCCAAGGTTGACAAGCCCGAAGTCCTCATCTTCGGAAAATACAGCACCAACGACATCGTCATCGAGGATGCCGGTCTCGCTAAGTACATCGACCTCGAGTCCATGATGGTCCCCCACTCCGGCGGAAAGCACGCCAACATGTGGTTCGGAAAATCCAAGCTCTCCATCGTCGAGAGGCTCATCAACAACATCATGAGGACCGAGAAATACACCGGAAAGAAACTCAAAGCCTACAAGGCAGTTTCCGATGCATTCGACATCATCGCTGCGAAGACCAAGAAGAACCCCGTTCAGGTCCTCGTCGAGGCACTCCAGAACGCAGCACCACGTGAGGAAGTCACCAGGCTGCAGTTCGGCGGTATCTCTGTCCCCAAGGCAGTCGACATCTCCCCTCAGAGGAGGCTTGACATCGCCCTCAGGAATCTCTCCGCAGGAGTCGTTGCCGCATCCGCAAAGAACAAGAAAGCAATCCAGGACTGTCTCGCCGACGAGATCATGCTCGCCGCCAAGGGAGACATGACCTCCTTCTCCGTCGCCAAGAAAGAGGAGACCGAGAGGGTCGCACAGTCCGCTAGGTGA
- a CDS encoding L-2,4-diaminobutyrate decarboxylase, producing the protein MSATDPVLLSDSKEIQERFSRMIRETLSAIFNSFSDDSAFSGIGPYDLREKINALGFLPEQGKGFEKVLEETEKEILPHLLRTWSTKYMPHLHSPALTETICSELIIACFNDSMDSWDQGPAATELEESMIHGLLALYGFPVDKGDGCITSGGSQSNISAIIAARDWYCARKFNWDVKMNGLPPEYTKLRIYTSEISHFSMDKASHILGMGYQAVRKIPVDSKCRIDVKAFAKMLEDDVAAGLYPYCAVATFGTTDFGSIDDAVGMRELCDRYGMHLHADAAYGSGLIMSRQFRDRIKAISICDSITVDFHKMFLLPISCSAILVKDRELLKCFELHADYLNREEDEEDGYINLVGKSMQTTRRFDALKVFMAFQTRGVDGYGKIIDTAVGNAMYFYKRISEDPAFMAPVEPELSSVVFALKSGDEVNKKIRRLLLSEGTVIGQTVMDGRVMLKFTLLNPNLEHTQIDAIIKRIKELESSLL; encoded by the coding sequence ATGTCTGCCACTGACCCGGTCCTCCTGTCAGATTCGAAAGAGATACAGGAGAGGTTCTCTCGGATGATCCGGGAGACCCTCTCCGCCATTTTCAACTCATTCTCGGACGACAGTGCGTTCTCCGGAATCGGCCCCTACGATCTGAGGGAGAAGATCAACGCACTGGGATTCCTCCCCGAGCAGGGGAAGGGATTCGAGAAGGTGCTGGAGGAGACCGAGAAGGAGATCCTCCCCCATCTGCTCCGCACCTGGTCCACCAAGTACATGCCGCACCTGCATTCGCCGGCGCTCACCGAGACCATCTGTTCCGAACTCATCATTGCATGCTTCAACGACAGTATGGACAGCTGGGACCAGGGTCCCGCCGCCACCGAGCTGGAAGAGAGCATGATCCACGGCCTGCTGGCACTGTACGGATTCCCCGTCGACAAAGGCGACGGATGCATCACCTCCGGCGGTTCGCAGTCCAACATCTCCGCAATCATCGCGGCCCGCGACTGGTACTGTGCCAGGAAGTTCAACTGGGACGTGAAGATGAACGGTCTTCCCCCGGAATACACCAAGCTTCGCATCTACACCTCGGAAATCTCGCACTTTTCCATGGACAAGGCGAGCCACATCCTGGGTATGGGATATCAGGCAGTCAGGAAGATCCCCGTGGACTCCAAGTGCAGGATCGACGTCAAGGCCTTCGCCAAGATGCTCGAGGATGATGTCGCCGCAGGACTCTATCCCTATTGTGCGGTAGCGACCTTCGGTACCACCGACTTCGGCTCCATCGACGACGCCGTCGGGATGAGGGAACTCTGCGACCGTTACGGAATGCACCTCCATGCCGATGCCGCCTACGGTTCCGGACTCATCATGAGCAGGCAGTTCAGGGACAGGATCAAAGCCATTTCCATCTGTGATTCCATCACCGTGGACTTCCACAAGATGTTCCTGCTTCCGATCTCCTGTTCCGCCATCCTCGTGAAGGACAGGGAACTGCTGAAGTGCTTCGAACTCCATGCGGACTATCTCAACCGCGAGGAAGATGAGGAGGACGGATACATCAATCTCGTCGGCAAGAGCATGCAGACCACCCGCCGCTTCGACGCGCTCAAGGTCTTCATGGCATTCCAGACCAGGGGAGTCGACGGATACGGGAAAATCATCGACACCGCCGTCGGCAACGCGATGTACTTCTACAAGAGGATCTCGGAGGATCCTGCCTTCATGGCTCCCGTAGAACCGGAGCTGTCCTCCGTGGTGTTTGCACTTAAGAGCGGCGATGAGGTCAACAAGAAGATCAGGCGTCTGCTCCTCAGCGAGGGAACCGTCATCGGACAGACCGTCATGGACGGCCGCGTCATGCTGAAGTTCACCCTCCTCAATCCCAATCTGGAACATACCCAGATCGATGCGATCATCAAGAGGATCAAGGAACTCGAGTCCTCACTTCTTTGA
- a CDS encoding translation initiation factor aIF-2 alpha subunit — MDANDYLAMLDRAKEQLPETIETHERFELPELDIIQEGKITVFKNFIDVTDKIRRDPQHLLQYLLKELGTPGTLENRRVVFKAKINPNHIDEKIRDYTETYVICSECGRPDTHIDKEDRTFILVCEACGARRPIMIRKAARPEDANTLHVGDVVEVTINDVGKKGDGVAKYLDYLIVVPGTTRGTRANVKITNISAKTAFGQVTSEAVNH; from the coding sequence ATGGACGCGAACGATTACTTGGCAATGCTCGACAGGGCTAAAGAGCAGCTCCCCGAGACCATCGAGACCCACGAGAGGTTCGAGCTGCCCGAGCTGGACATCATCCAGGAAGGAAAGATCACCGTTTTCAAGAACTTCATCGATGTCACCGACAAGATCAGGAGGGATCCCCAGCACCTCCTCCAGTACCTGCTGAAGGAGCTCGGAACCCCCGGTACCCTCGAGAACCGCAGGGTAGTTTTCAAAGCGAAAATCAACCCCAACCACATCGACGAGAAGATCAGGGACTACACCGAGACCTACGTCATCTGTTCTGAGTGCGGCAGGCCCGATACCCATATCGACAAGGAGGACAGGACCTTCATCCTCGTCTGCGAGGCATGCGGTGCACGCAGGCCCATCATGATAAGGAAGGCTGCCAGGCCCGAGGATGCCAACACCCTCCACGTCGGCGATGTCGTCGAAGTAACCATCAACGACGTCGGAAAGAAAGGCGACGGAGTCGCGAAGTACCTCGACTACCTGATCGTCGTACCCGGCACCACCAGGGGAACCAGGGCGAACGTCAAGATCACCAACATCTCGGCGAAGACGGCGTTCGGTCAGGTCACCAGCGAAGCCGTGAACCACTGA
- a CDS encoding MiaB-like tRNA modifying enzyme has translation MKYYVESYGCTMNFGEGEELAERMDALGHVRTSSADDADIVILNTCTVVETTEKRMIKRMNDLRAAGKEVIVTGCMAKVQPNRVLIRLPGALVIPPQEYSGFSDAVAERYGCHDSIPSPRNATTAIIPIAQGCRGNCTYCITRFARGGLKSYDPASIKERFDRLVDGGAREILITAQDTGCYGIDIGTDLGELIRLLLTKEGDYRIRIGMMNPNSLKPVLNSLLPVFEDMRVYRFLHIPVQSGSDAVLERMRRHYTAGDFFQIVETIRERYPDLSIATDLIAGFPGETEEDHQASLALIRKLRADTINITRFSPRPGTAAFKMPQLNGRILKERSTELTDEKNRTEADVNSRLVGKRFEALVSEVSEDGSVIARNENYRPIAVKEEIPLGTMITVEVTESFSTYLMGKRV, from the coding sequence ATGAAGTACTACGTCGAGTCGTACGGCTGCACGATGAACTTCGGAGAGGGTGAGGAACTCGCCGAGCGCATGGATGCACTCGGCCATGTCCGCACCTCTTCCGCCGACGACGCCGACATAGTCATCCTCAATACATGCACCGTGGTGGAGACCACGGAGAAGAGGATGATCAAACGCATGAACGACCTCCGTGCCGCAGGCAAGGAGGTCATCGTCACCGGGTGCATGGCGAAGGTGCAGCCGAACAGGGTCCTGATAAGACTCCCCGGCGCCCTCGTCATCCCTCCCCAGGAGTATTCCGGTTTTTCAGATGCCGTGGCCGAGAGGTACGGCTGCCATGATTCAATACCCAGCCCCAGGAACGCTACCACCGCGATCATCCCCATAGCGCAGGGGTGCAGGGGGAACTGCACATACTGCATCACCAGATTTGCGAGGGGAGGACTGAAGAGTTACGATCCCGCTTCGATCAAGGAACGTTTCGACCGCCTGGTGGACGGAGGTGCCAGGGAGATCCTTATCACCGCCCAAGATACCGGGTGCTACGGTATCGACATCGGAACCGACCTGGGAGAACTTATCAGACTCCTGCTCACCAAGGAAGGGGACTACCGCATCCGCATCGGGATGATGAATCCCAACAGTCTGAAGCCCGTACTGAACAGCCTGCTGCCCGTGTTCGAGGACATGAGGGTGTACAGGTTCCTCCATATACCTGTACAGAGCGGGAGCGATGCAGTACTCGAGAGGATGAGGAGGCATTACACGGCCGGAGACTTCTTCCAGATCGTGGAAACAATCAGGGAAAGGTATCCCGACCTCAGCATCGCCACCGACCTCATCGCCGGTTTCCCCGGAGAGACGGAGGAGGATCACCAGGCCAGTCTGGCACTCATAAGGAAGCTTAGGGCGGACACCATCAATATCACCCGTTTCTCCCCCAGGCCCGGTACCGCCGCATTCAAGATGCCGCAGCTCAACGGAAGGATCCTGAAGGAGAGATCCACCGAACTTACCGACGAGAAGAACCGTACCGAAGCCGACGTGAACAGCAGACTCGTCGGGAAGAGATTCGAGGCTCTGGTGAGCGAGGTTTCGGAAGACGGATCCGTAATAGCCAGGAACGAGAATTACCGCCCCATAGCTGTCAAAGAGGAGATCCCTCTGGGCACTATGATCACGGTTGAAGTGACCGAGAGCTTCTCCACATACCTCATGGGCAAAAGAGTCTGA
- a CDS encoding transposase IS4 family protein: MTPYDVKVKGTFAEPPKKEKLPPRKPTSEEQRANNLAPVEFSRESASVGNWIPLFRKELAEMNSGKVGRPYSFCDSMIFWIISLQTLIKGTYRTAAGLAAAILEGHGMKAPSYSRLFERSAEILDRLLSENGGTYILRAGSNVIGRPRNVGIDSSGFNLSNTCLWRKEKWGTGPKRRGWLKLHVLSDVDTGEVIAFAVTDKTVGDSPLMIPLLDAAVAAGHRIGTVYADGAYSSAENFDHVCGRLGSRFVTSFKVNTKPVNGGSRYRGEATRLWCSMPYAEWVEKSGYGRRWKSECGFSDVKRLFGESIHAFTMKGAVRKLLMKTETFSRYKEQRAILLSGCLASS; this comes from the coding sequence ATGACCCCCTACGATGTGAAGGTTAAGGGCACATTCGCCGAACCGCCTAAGAAAGAGAAGCTTCCGCCGAGGAAACCGACTTCCGAGGAACAGCGGGCGAACAACCTCGCCCCGGTCGAATTCTCCAGGGAATCGGCTTCGGTCGGAAACTGGATCCCGCTGTTCCGGAAGGAACTGGCGGAGATGAACTCGGGGAAGGTCGGGAGACCTTATTCTTTCTGTGATTCGATGATTTTCTGGATCATCTCCCTCCAGACACTGATCAAGGGCACGTACCGTACGGCCGCCGGCTTGGCGGCGGCCATACTGGAGGGCCACGGCATGAAGGCACCTTCGTATTCCAGACTCTTCGAACGTTCTGCGGAAATACTGGACAGGCTTCTTTCAGAGAATGGCGGAACGTACATCCTCAGGGCAGGAAGCAACGTCATCGGCCGCCCGCGCAACGTAGGCATAGATTCTTCCGGATTCAACCTCTCGAACACCTGTCTCTGGAGGAAGGAGAAATGGGGGACTGGTCCGAAACGCAGGGGATGGCTGAAACTCCATGTGCTGTCCGATGTGGATACGGGAGAAGTCATCGCGTTCGCGGTGACGGACAAGACCGTGGGCGATTCGCCGCTGATGATCCCCCTGCTGGATGCGGCGGTGGCCGCAGGCCACCGTATCGGCACTGTGTATGCCGACGGGGCATACAGCTCGGCGGAGAACTTCGATCACGTCTGCGGAAGACTCGGGTCAAGATTCGTCACCAGCTTCAAAGTGAACACGAAGCCTGTGAACGGCGGTTCTCGTTACAGAGGAGAGGCGACCAGACTCTGGTGCAGCATGCCATATGCGGAATGGGTTGAGAAAAGCGGTTACGGACGCCGTTGGAAATCGGAATGCGGATTCAGCGACGTGAAACGTCTCTTCGGAGAGTCGATACATGCGTTCACGATGAAAGGGGCTGTCCGCAAGCTGCTGATGAAGACGGAGACATTCAGCCGGTACAAGGAACAGAGGGCGATTCTGCTGAGCGGATGCCTGGCATCATCCTGA
- a CDS encoding MFS transporter, which translates to MAFRQWLPLIGLTVSVFIFNMSEFMPVGLLTSIADDFGTSESQTGLIISFYAWAVAICSLPLMLLLRKVDYRPMLLMAVLTFTVFQFLSGISTSYWMLMASRIGVALAHSVFWSIAAPLAVSVVEFRYHRFALSVMAVGTSVAMILGLPLGRVIGLAMGWRMSFFAIAAVSVLTLILLTAVFPQVRNPGTFTVKRMPDIYRNRVLVGVYVMIVVFVTGHFTCYSYIEPFLLDAAGMSDGSVTVALTVFGLAGIVGSMIFSKMYDRTRFRIVPAVLLFSGLSMMMFGLALGNFVLLMALCALWGMCYTLFCVISQNETLRAAPVDAAPVAMSLQSGIFNAGIASGSIVGGIVIDLRSVNDIGFVASVFALAAFLFTYLWLIRKIRANAETGRENSL; encoded by the coding sequence ATGGCTTTCAGGCAGTGGCTGCCATTGATCGGACTTACGGTATCCGTGTTCATTTTCAACATGTCCGAGTTTATGCCGGTGGGCCTGCTGACCAGCATCGCCGACGATTTCGGTACCTCCGAATCGCAGACCGGGCTGATCATATCGTTCTATGCCTGGGCCGTAGCGATATGCTCCCTGCCGCTGATGCTCCTGCTCAGGAAGGTGGATTACCGTCCGATGCTGCTCATGGCGGTGCTGACATTCACGGTGTTCCAGTTCCTTTCGGGTATCTCCACCTCATACTGGATGCTTATGGCCTCCCGTATCGGCGTGGCCCTCGCACACTCGGTGTTCTGGTCCATCGCCGCTCCGCTGGCGGTCAGTGTGGTGGAATTCAGATACCATCGCTTCGCTCTCAGCGTGATGGCGGTGGGAACCTCGGTGGCCATGATCCTCGGTCTTCCATTGGGAAGGGTCATAGGGCTTGCGATGGGATGGAGGATGTCCTTCTTCGCCATCGCCGCAGTATCAGTATTGACGCTGATCCTTCTGACCGCTGTCTTCCCGCAGGTCAGGAATCCGGGAACCTTCACGGTGAAACGGATGCCAGACATCTACCGCAACAGGGTCCTGGTGGGTGTGTATGTGATGATCGTGGTGTTCGTCACCGGCCACTTCACATGCTACAGTTACATCGAGCCCTTCCTGCTGGACGCGGCCGGTATGTCGGACGGTTCCGTCACTGTCGCACTCACCGTGTTCGGTCTGGCGGGGATCGTCGGCAGCATGATATTCAGCAAGATGTACGACCGTACCAGGTTCCGTATCGTTCCGGCGGTCCTTCTGTTCTCCGGGCTGTCGATGATGATGTTCGGTCTCGCACTGGGCAACTTCGTGCTGCTGATGGCCCTCTGTGCGCTGTGGGGAATGTGCTATACCCTGTTCTGTGTGATATCTCAGAACGAGACCCTCCGTGCGGCCCCGGTGGATGCAGCGCCTGTGGCGATGTCTCTTCAGTCGGGGATCTTCAACGCGGGCATAGCCTCGGGTTCCATCGTCGGAGGTATCGTGATTGACCTCAGGTCGGTGAACGATATCGGATTCGTCGCATCGGTTTTCGCGCTGGCCGCTTTCCTCTTCACCTATCTTTGGCTCATCAGGAAGATACGTGCCAATGCGGAAACCGGCCGTGAGAACAGCCTCTGA
- a CDS encoding TPR repeat-containing protein, with the protein MSAQIPQPNELHQFLVPETVWETYQRAKSGNAESQYAMYAVYRYGRGVDVDPVQSAAWCLLSAEQGYPDAQTALGVIFNNGEGVEQSCTEAVKWFTKAAEQGDVYAMDNLAAAYYYGDGVEKSFAEAVKWWTKAAEDDHADSQLKLATAYYLAEGADRNVPEAIKWFKKSTEKHSRDAMRSLGKIYREGDGVEKDAAEALKWYSLLAKEGDGEAQFIVGEMYLAGEGTEADRDAAINWFRLAAEYDYDPALEKLKELGVEE; encoded by the coding sequence ATGTCCGCCCAGATACCCCAACCCAACGAACTCCACCAGTTCCTCGTACCCGAGACCGTATGGGAAACCTACCAGAGAGCCAAGTCCGGCAACGCCGAGTCGCAGTATGCGATGTACGCCGTTTACCGCTACGGAAGGGGAGTCGATGTGGATCCCGTGCAGTCGGCGGCATGGTGCCTGCTCTCTGCGGAGCAGGGCTATCCCGATGCGCAGACCGCACTTGGTGTGATATTCAACAACGGAGAGGGGGTAGAGCAGAGCTGTACTGAAGCTGTGAAATGGTTCACCAAGGCAGCGGAACAGGGGGACGTCTACGCCATGGACAATCTTGCTGCGGCGTACTACTACGGGGACGGGGTCGAGAAGAGTTTCGCCGAGGCCGTGAAATGGTGGACCAAAGCGGCGGAGGACGACCATGCCGATTCCCAGCTCAAACTGGCCACCGCATATTACCTCGCGGAAGGTGCCGACAGAAACGTTCCCGAAGCCATCAAATGGTTCAAAAAATCCACCGAGAAGCACAGCAGGGATGCCATGCGCTCGCTCGGCAAGATCTACCGCGAAGGAGACGGAGTGGAGAAGGACGCTGCCGAGGCACTCAAGTGGTATAGCCTGCTTGCTAAGGAAGGAGACGGGGAGGCACAATTCATCGTGGGTGAGATGTACCTCGCCGGAGAAGGTACCGAAGCCGACAGGGATGCTGCCATCAACTGGTTCAGGCTGGCAGCCGAATACGATTATGACCCAGCACTCGAAAAACTGAAGGAACTCGGTGTTGAAGAGTGA